A single genomic interval of Psychroserpens sp. NJDZ02 harbors:
- a CDS encoding efflux transporter outer membrane subunit — protein sequence MKVNIKHRNFSKGVLILVVGLTLQSCFVAQDYTRPELPVSDALYRTDNLPSDSVSIADVSWKTLFTDQYLQQYIEEGLQNNMDVRIAIQQMVAAQAYAKQGKVGYLPSVSVGTNWTHQELSKNTQFGAFLTDTSTDQFDVTANLSWEADLWGKIRSNKRATQAAYLQSVAGHQAVKTQLISSIANTYYNLLALDAQLKVTKETIETRKTSVETIKALKDAGQVTQVAVDQNIAQYSSAQALQVDIETAIFKTENTLSILLGKSAQHFERSNLDIQKIEEQLKLGVPATLLSNRPDVMSAEYNLIQSFELTNVAKSNLYPSLKLTAAGGLQSLEIDKLFNANSIFANIVGGLTQPLFNKRALKTQKEVAIAQQEQALLQFKKTLLIAGTEVSNALFSYESETKKFQFRENEVEALRTAESNSEELLKNGYATYLDLLTARQSALSAELNIIDSKLQQLVSIVDLYEALGGGWR from the coding sequence ATGAAAGTTAATATAAAACATAGAAATTTTAGTAAAGGAGTACTAATTTTGGTAGTTGGACTAACGTTACAAAGTTGTTTTGTGGCGCAAGATTATACAAGACCAGAGTTGCCAGTAAGCGATGCGCTTTACAGAACAGATAATTTACCATCAGACAGCGTGTCTATAGCAGATGTGTCTTGGAAAACCTTATTTACAGACCAATATTTACAACAGTATATAGAGGAAGGTTTGCAAAATAACATGGATGTGCGTATTGCAATACAGCAAATGGTAGCTGCCCAAGCCTATGCAAAGCAAGGTAAAGTAGGATATTTACCATCTGTAAGTGTTGGGACTAATTGGACACACCAAGAGTTATCTAAAAACACACAATTTGGTGCGTTTTTAACGGATACGTCTACAGATCAGTTTGACGTGACAGCAAATTTATCTTGGGAGGCAGATCTTTGGGGTAAAATACGCAGTAATAAAAGAGCTACGCAAGCGGCTTATTTACAAAGTGTAGCAGGGCATCAAGCAGTTAAAACGCAATTGATTTCAAGCATAGCAAATACATACTACAATTTATTAGCCTTAGATGCGCAATTGAAAGTAACTAAAGAGACTATTGAGACTAGAAAAACAAGTGTCGAAACGATTAAAGCTTTGAAAGATGCGGGACAAGTAACACAAGTTGCCGTAGATCAAAATATAGCACAATATAGTAGTGCGCAAGCGTTACAGGTCGATATTGAAACTGCTATTTTTAAAACAGAAAATACGTTAAGTATTTTACTTGGTAAATCAGCACAACATTTTGAAAGAAGCAATTTAGATATTCAGAAAATTGAAGAACAACTTAAGCTTGGTGTTCCTGCAACACTATTAAGTAACCGTCCAGATGTAATGTCTGCAGAGTATAATTTGATTCAATCTTTTGAGTTGACTAATGTTGCTAAAAGTAATTTATATCCGTCTTTAAAATTAACGGCTGCCGGTGGATTACAAAGTTTAGAGATAGATAAATTATTTAATGCAAATTCAATTTTCGCAAATATAGTTGGTGGTTTAACGCAACCGTTATTTAATAAAAGGGCGTTAAAAACACAAAAAGAAGTGGCTATTGCACAACAAGAACAAGCATTACTTCAGTTTAAAAAGACCTTGTTAATTGCAGGAACTGAAGTGTCCAATGCCTTGTTTTCTTATGAGTCTGAAACTAAGAAATTTCAATTTAGAGAAAATGAAGTGGAAGCATTGCGTACTGCAGAATCAAACTCTGAAGAGTTACTTAAAAATGGTTACGCAACGTATTTAGACTTGTTAACTGCGAGACAAAGTGCCTTGAGTGCAGAGTTGAATATAATTGATAGTAAGTTACAACAGCTGGTATCTATCGTAGACTTATACGAAGCTCTTGGTGGTGGATGGAGATAA
- the pheS gene encoding phenylalanine--tRNA ligase subunit alpha — protein sequence MIDKIKELIAEADAFKAQTKEEVEAFRIKYLGSKGLLKEFYGELKNVANDQKKEFGQIINTLKNTAQDKVNTLKEEFESNTEDKGTSGDLSRPGEPITIGSRHPISIVKNQIIDIFSNIGFNVSEGPEIEDDWHNFTALNLPEYHPARDMQDTFFVQTNPDILLRTHTSSVQVRYMENNQPPIRTISPGRVYRNEAISARSHCFFHQVEGLYIDKDVSFADLKQTLQYFTTELFGKSKIRLRPSYFPFTEPSAEIDVYWGLETETDHKITKGTGWLEIGGCGMVDPNVLTNCGIDAEEYSGFAFGVGIDRIAMLLHQISDIRLLSENNVRFLEQFKSAL from the coding sequence ATGATAGATAAGATAAAAGAACTTATAGCAGAAGCAGACGCCTTTAAAGCACAAACCAAAGAAGAGGTTGAAGCGTTTCGTATAAAATATTTAGGGTCCAAAGGATTGTTAAAAGAATTCTATGGAGAGCTTAAAAATGTCGCAAACGACCAAAAAAAGGAATTTGGCCAGATTATTAATACGCTTAAAAATACAGCTCAAGATAAAGTAAACACTTTAAAAGAAGAATTTGAAAGTAATACTGAAGACAAAGGTACCAGTGGGGATTTATCAAGGCCAGGAGAGCCAATAACTATTGGATCACGTCACCCAATATCTATCGTAAAAAATCAAATCATCGATATCTTTTCTAATATTGGATTTAATGTTAGCGAAGGTCCAGAAATAGAAGACGATTGGCACAACTTTACAGCACTTAACTTACCAGAATACCATCCAGCAAGAGACATGCAGGATACCTTTTTTGTGCAAACCAATCCGGATATCTTATTACGTACGCATACTAGTTCTGTACAAGTACGTTATATGGAAAATAACCAACCACCAATACGTACAATATCACCAGGCCGTGTGTATCGTAACGAAGCAATATCTGCACGATCTCATTGTTTCTTTCATCAAGTGGAAGGGTTGTATATAGATAAAGATGTCAGTTTTGCAGACCTAAAACAAACCTTACAATACTTTACAACAGAGCTTTTCGGGAAATCTAAAATTAGATTGCGTCCGTCATACTTCCCGTTTACAGAGCCAAGTGCCGAGATAGATGTGTATTGGGGATTAGAAACAGAAACTGATCACAAAATCACCAAAGGTACTGGTTGGTTAGAGATTGGAGGTTGTGGTATGGTGGATCCTAATGTCTTAACCAATTGTGGTATTGATGCAGAAGAATATTCTGGATTTGCTTTTGGTGTAGGTATCGATCGTATAGCAATGTTATTGCATCAAATTAGCGATATACGTTTATTAAGTGAAAACAATGTTAGATTTTTAGAGCAATTTAAATCAGCCTTATAG
- a CDS encoding HmuY family protein has protein sequence MKNKLFTLALCMTALVFTNCSSDDDNTPSQPINIVIEGAAVAPTVGGPNQQNQVYVDLSTNTTTSVQRDSWDLGFYSGTEFRVAINGSIEMTVAELTTNDIDNVNASTQEVLDLQPQMEIGNPGTDLFVDNPEGDISGTAISEVSSTDDNNKVYLVNLGYEVGTETPPVGSISVSGDSRGWKKIRILKNGNDYILQYADLDATTHNEVTISKQADYNFTFFSFNTETEINIEPEKTKWDLNFSRATQILSFGPGISGAYGYSDYVLNNTKSNATVYSIDTEVDTDLSYDNFTLADVIDTNFTNDQRGIGSSWRNGGGPGALPSLKDNVFYVVNDTDGNLYKLKFIALTNAAGERGYPEFVYSLLQ, from the coding sequence ATGAAAAACAAACTCTTTACTTTAGCCCTTTGCATGACTGCACTAGTTTTTACAAACTGTAGTAGCGATGACGATAATACACCATCACAACCAATAAACATCGTTATTGAAGGTGCTGCAGTAGCACCAACTGTTGGTGGACCAAACCAACAAAATCAAGTCTATGTCGATTTAAGTACAAATACAACAACAAGCGTACAGCGTGACTCTTGGGATTTAGGATTTTATTCTGGAACAGAATTTAGAGTTGCTATAAATGGCTCTATAGAAATGACCGTTGCTGAATTAACTACAAACGATATTGATAACGTTAATGCATCAACACAAGAAGTTCTAGACTTACAACCACAAATGGAAATAGGTAATCCTGGAACTGATTTATTTGTTGATAATCCAGAAGGAGATATTTCTGGTACTGCCATTTCAGAAGTTTCATCAACGGATGACAATAACAAAGTTTATCTTGTAAACTTAGGTTATGAAGTTGGAACAGAAACACCTCCTGTTGGAAGCATAAGTGTTTCTGGAGATTCTAGAGGATGGAAAAAAATAAGAATCTTAAAAAACGGTAATGACTATATTTTACAATACGCCGACCTAGATGCAACAACACATAATGAAGTTACAATTTCTAAACAGGCAGATTATAATTTTACTTTTTTCAGCTTTAACACAGAAACAGAAATAAATATAGAACCAGAAAAAACAAAATGGGATTTAAACTTTAGTAGAGCAACACAAATTTTAAGTTTTGGACCAGGCATATCTGGTGCTTATGGTTATTCGGATTATGTCTTAAACAACACTAAATCAAACGCTACTGTTTATAGTATTGATACAGAAGTTGACACGGACCTATCTTATGATAATTTCACTTTAGCAGACGTTATTGACACCAACTTTACTAACGATCAGCGTGGTATTGGAAGTAGTTGGAGAAACGGTGGTGGACCAGGCGCTTTACCTTCTTTAAAAGACAACGTCTTTTATGTTGTTAATGATACCGACGGAAACTTATATAAATTAAAATTTATAGCGTTAACTAACGCAGCAGGAGAACGTGGTTATCCAGAATTTGTATATAGCTTATTGCAATAG
- a CDS encoding TetR/AcrR family transcriptional regulator, which produces MITKAELLSCAIAKFTQFGSKHVTLDELANTLGISKKTIYTFFKNKEDLVTASLDSLLKEFRDDIDGIVNSNGKDPVFCVILIYRRGFEYLKYFKPSFLFGLKKYYPKASALVDDFTEELSTDIVFNLLKKAKESGDIKQDINLELMVKVYFFRIDNLIFKKHNLFELYPKEELFQYLVVYNLKGIVSSDYTNRYME; this is translated from the coding sequence ATGATTACCAAAGCGGAGTTGTTAAGTTGTGCTATTGCAAAGTTTACCCAATTTGGGAGCAAGCATGTGACTTTAGACGAGTTAGCAAATACGCTTGGTATATCAAAAAAAACAATTTATACTTTTTTTAAAAATAAAGAAGATCTAGTAACTGCTAGTCTTGACAGTTTATTAAAGGAGTTTAGAGATGATATAGATGGGATTGTTAATAGCAATGGTAAAGATCCTGTTTTTTGTGTTATATTAATTTACCGTAGAGGGTTTGAGTATTTAAAATACTTTAAGCCCTCTTTTTTGTTTGGATTAAAAAAGTATTACCCAAAAGCAAGTGCTCTAGTTGATGATTTTACGGAAGAATTGTCTACTGATATAGTGTTTAACTTACTTAAAAAAGCCAAAGAATCAGGAGATATTAAGCAGGATATTAATTTGGAATTAATGGTGAAAGTTTATTTTTTCAGAATTGATAATCTTATTTTTAAGAAGCATAATTTGTTTGAATTGTATCCTAAAGAGGAGTTGTTTCAATATTTAGTGGTTTATAACTTGAAAGGAATAGTTAGCAGTGATTACACCAACCGGTATATGGAATAG
- a CDS encoding GbsR/MarR family transcriptional regulator, whose amino-acid sequence MKEEICKEKMALVEKLGVHLENREQLAPVAARILAYIILTGKKGTTFEDMVTVLCASKSTISTHLNHLQDLNKIQYFTKTGDRKKYFIIKKDTIIQHIDKMVSHWDEERIIHLEIKDYKETINNTKIEKEDEKFDLNFHDDYIKFIDEASASIKDLRIKITDNQFDI is encoded by the coding sequence ATGAAAGAAGAGATCTGCAAAGAAAAAATGGCGTTAGTGGAAAAACTAGGCGTGCATTTAGAAAATAGAGAGCAATTAGCTCCTGTGGCTGCTCGTATATTGGCTTATATAATTCTTACGGGTAAAAAAGGAACTACGTTTGAAGATATGGTAACCGTTTTATGCGCAAGTAAAAGTACTATCTCTACACACCTTAATCATTTACAGGATTTAAACAAGATTCAATACTTCACAAAAACAGGAGATCGTAAAAAGTATTTTATAATTAAAAAAGATACTATTATTCAACATATTGATAAAATGGTAAGCCATTGGGACGAAGAACGAATAATACATTTAGAAATTAAAGATTATAAGGAGACTATTAATAACACTAAAATAGAAAAGGAAGATGAAAAATTTGATTTAAACTTTCATGATGATTACATCAAATTTATAGACGAAGCTAGTGCTTCTATTAAAGATTTAAGAATAAAAATTACAGACAATCAATTCGATATTTAA
- a CDS encoding efflux RND transporter periplasmic adaptor subunit: MKHNKIVTLLALSVFLVILSCGKKQEAPAAAQAPASPFPVTQLQTKTVTGFKAYPTNLEGIVNSDVRAKVSGYIQKVMVDEGQKVRKGQVLFKLETQSLNQDAGAAKARVNAAQVEVDKLVPLVQKNIISPVQLETAKANLAQVKASYSSVSASIGYGTIRSQVDGYVGAINYREGALVSPADPTPLTSVSDISKVYAFFSLNEAQYLDFLQNAKGKNLKEKLANYSEINLILANGSTYSEKGKIETSTGQVNKNTGTVSLRAVFDNPNQLLTNGNSGTIQIPTVYENAIIIPQQSTYEQQGNVMVFKVGEDNKVVTSIVKIKATIDNLYVVESGVDLKDKIIVSGVGKLRAGMTIAPQETSFEDAIKPVAVLFKN; this comes from the coding sequence ATGAAACATAATAAAATAGTAACGTTACTTGCACTGAGTGTGTTTTTAGTCATTTTAAGTTGTGGTAAAAAACAAGAAGCTCCTGCGGCAGCTCAAGCGCCAGCTTCACCTTTTCCTGTGACACAACTACAAACTAAAACCGTAACTGGTTTTAAAGCATATCCAACAAATTTAGAAGGTATAGTTAATAGTGATGTAAGAGCAAAAGTCTCTGGTTATATCCAAAAAGTAATGGTTGACGAAGGTCAAAAAGTACGTAAGGGTCAGGTGTTATTTAAATTAGAAACACAGTCTTTAAATCAAGATGCTGGAGCAGCAAAAGCGCGTGTTAATGCAGCGCAAGTGGAAGTTGATAAGTTAGTTCCATTAGTACAAAAAAATATTATTAGTCCTGTGCAGCTAGAAACAGCAAAAGCTAATTTGGCACAAGTAAAAGCTAGTTATAGTAGTGTGTCTGCAAGTATTGGTTATGGTACAATAAGAAGTCAAGTGGATGGCTATGTTGGTGCTATTAATTATAGAGAAGGTGCTTTAGTGAGTCCTGCAGATCCAACGCCTTTAACTAGTGTAAGTGATATTAGTAAAGTCTATGCGTTTTTTAGTTTAAACGAAGCGCAATATTTAGACTTCTTGCAAAATGCAAAAGGTAAAAACTTAAAGGAGAAATTAGCTAATTACTCCGAAATCAATTTGATTTTAGCAAACGGAAGTACCTATTCTGAAAAAGGTAAAATTGAAACAAGTACTGGACAAGTTAACAAAAACACAGGAACGGTAAGTTTAAGAGCAGTGTTTGATAACCCAAACCAATTATTAACGAATGGTAATAGTGGTACAATCCAAATTCCAACAGTGTATGAGAATGCAATTATTATTCCTCAGCAATCAACATATGAGCAACAAGGGAATGTAATGGTTTTTAAAGTTGGCGAAGACAATAAAGTGGTGACTTCAATAGTGAAAATAAAAGCTACAATTGATAATTTATATGTTGTAGAGTCTGGAGTAGACTTGAAAGATAAGATTATTGTGTCTGGTGTTGGTAAATTAAGAGCTGGAATGACAATTGCCCCACAAGAAACATCATTTGAGGACGCTATTAAACCAGTAGCCGTATTATTTAAAAACTAG
- a CDS encoding efflux RND transporter permease subunit: protein MLKTFIERPVLSTVISIIIVILGVISITSLPIEEYPDIAPPTIKVTASYPGANAETVLESVIVPIEEQINGVEGMTYITSTASNTGTAEITVYFNQEMDADIAAVNVQNRVSRASSLLPQEVLQTGVTTQKQETSALMFISMYSENEDYDATYIQNYLKINVIPAMQRISGVGDVSVFSQQDYAMRIWLKPEKLAAYKLIPSDISAALAEQNLEAAAGSLGQNNGEAFSYTLTYSGRFKEQKQYEDIVIKALGNGQFLRLSDVATIELDAQSYASNAMSKGNPAVFMGIFQTKGSNAREIIENIKTTLEGVKKDLPEGLDVFVPYDTSLFLNASIEKVISTLMEAFLLVFLVVFIFLQDFRSTLIPAIAVPVSIIGTFFFLNVFGYSINLLTLFALVLAIGIVVDDAIVVVEAVHAKMDEGEKDPKVATLTAMNEISGAIISITLVMAAVFIPVTFITGPTGVFYEQFGVTLIIAILISAVNALTLSPALCALLLKSHKDDEELKGKSPLKRFYRLFNRGFNATIQRYGQSLQFLYKRKWVSVVLLGLAIVGIFWASQNTPTGFVPNEDRGIIFANIELPAGASLDRTDAVSRDLYEKITGIEGIVAVNFIKGRSLISGAGSNYGFGIIKLADWGDREDPSTSVQAITGKLFGVVSTMPEANIIFFSPPSIRGFGNSAGFEVNLLDKFGGEFTDLDQANKDFSMALMSHPEIKYAQSSFSTNYPQYEMDINVPLAKEKGVPINSIFSTLQGYIGGVYASDFSKFGKQFRVYIQALPDDRADVDALNSMFVRTDSGEMTPITQFVNLKRVYGPQSVTRFNLFNSTMISGATNDGFSTGDAIRVIEEEVAKLPSNYTVAYSGLTREEVSAGNQTTFIFALSILFVYFLLSAQYESYLLPFAVILSLPFGVFGAYISTNLFGLENNIYFQIALIMLIGLLAKNAILIVEFALARRKNGESIVDAAIDGAKSRLRPILMTSFAFILGLMPLVLAKGVGSEGNNSIGTGAVGGMLIGTILGVFVIPILFILFQWLQEKVSSKPAVQTIQE from the coding sequence ATGTTAAAAACATTTATTGAAAGACCAGTGCTTTCAACAGTTATCTCTATTATCATAGTCATACTAGGGGTTATCAGTATAACAAGCTTACCTATAGAGGAGTATCCGGATATTGCACCGCCAACCATTAAGGTGACAGCATCATATCCAGGTGCCAATGCAGAAACAGTATTAGAAAGTGTAATTGTTCCTATTGAAGAGCAAATTAACGGAGTAGAAGGGATGACATACATTACCTCTACAGCTTCAAATACAGGTACAGCAGAAATCACAGTGTACTTTAATCAGGAGATGGATGCGGATATAGCAGCGGTAAACGTGCAAAACCGTGTGTCTAGAGCAAGTTCATTATTACCTCAAGAAGTGCTTCAAACAGGTGTAACGACTCAAAAACAAGAAACAAGTGCCTTGATGTTTATATCAATGTACTCGGAGAACGAGGATTATGATGCAACGTATATTCAGAATTACTTAAAAATTAATGTAATTCCTGCAATGCAACGTATTAGCGGTGTTGGTGATGTTAGTGTATTTTCACAACAAGATTATGCCATGCGCATTTGGTTAAAGCCTGAAAAGTTAGCAGCATACAAGCTAATACCTTCAGATATTTCTGCAGCATTAGCAGAGCAAAACTTAGAAGCAGCAGCAGGATCATTAGGACAAAATAACGGAGAAGCATTTTCTTATACATTAACGTATAGCGGGCGTTTTAAAGAACAAAAACAATATGAAGATATTGTTATAAAAGCTTTAGGTAATGGGCAGTTTTTACGTTTAAGTGATGTGGCAACTATCGAGTTAGATGCACAATCTTATGCGTCTAATGCGATGAGTAAGGGGAATCCTGCAGTATTTATGGGGATTTTCCAAACAAAAGGCTCTAATGCAAGAGAAATTATTGAAAACATTAAAACGACGTTGGAAGGTGTTAAAAAAGATCTTCCAGAAGGCTTAGATGTATTTGTACCTTACGATACTAGTTTGTTTTTAAATGCGTCTATCGAGAAGGTAATTAGCACGTTAATGGAAGCCTTTTTACTGGTGTTCTTAGTCGTATTTATCTTTTTACAAGATTTCCGTTCAACGTTAATTCCCGCAATTGCAGTGCCAGTATCTATTATTGGTACGTTCTTTTTCCTAAATGTGTTTGGGTATTCTATTAATTTATTAACGCTATTCGCATTAGTCCTCGCTATTGGTATTGTAGTGGATGATGCCATTGTGGTTGTGGAGGCGGTCCATGCTAAAATGGATGAAGGAGAAAAAGATCCAAAGGTAGCGACGCTAACTGCTATGAATGAAATATCAGGTGCCATCATCTCTATTACTTTAGTAATGGCAGCTGTATTTATTCCGGTAACGTTTATAACAGGTCCAACCGGTGTCTTTTATGAACAATTTGGGGTGACATTAATTATCGCTATTCTTATTTCGGCAGTAAATGCCCTAACCTTGAGTCCAGCATTATGTGCTTTATTACTAAAATCACATAAAGATGATGAAGAGTTAAAAGGTAAGAGTCCGTTAAAACGTTTTTATAGATTATTTAACCGTGGGTTTAATGCTACAATACAACGCTATGGTCAATCACTTCAGTTTTTATACAAAAGAAAATGGGTGTCTGTGGTATTATTAGGATTAGCTATTGTTGGAATTTTCTGGGCATCACAAAATACACCTACAGGGTTTGTACCTAATGAAGATAGAGGGATTATTTTCGCAAACATCGAGTTGCCAGCTGGAGCGTCTTTAGATAGAACAGATGCTGTGTCAAGAGATTTATACGAGAAAATTACAGGTATTGAAGGTATAGTTGCAGTAAACTTTATTAAAGGACGTAGTTTAATTAGTGGTGCAGGTAGTAACTATGGTTTTGGTATTATTAAACTGGCAGATTGGGGTGATCGTGAAGATCCTTCAACGTCTGTACAAGCAATTACAGGAAAATTATTTGGTGTGGTATCTACAATGCCGGAAGCTAATATTATTTTCTTCTCACCACCAAGTATCCGTGGTTTTGGTAACTCGGCAGGTTTTGAAGTCAATTTATTAGATAAGTTTGGTGGCGAGTTTACAGATTTAGATCAAGCAAATAAAGATTTCTCTATGGCGTTAATGAGTCATCCAGAAATAAAATATGCGCAATCGTCTTTCAGTACTAATTATCCGCAATACGAAATGGATATTAATGTGCCTTTAGCGAAAGAAAAAGGGGTGCCAATTAATAGCATTTTTTCAACGTTACAAGGATATATTGGAGGGGTTTATGCTTCAGATTTCTCTAAGTTTGGTAAACAATTTAGAGTATATATTCAAGCATTACCAGATGACAGGGCGGATGTAGATGCTTTAAATAGTATGTTTGTGAGAACGGATTCTGGAGAGATGACACCAATTACACAGTTTGTAAACCTAAAACGTGTGTATGGACCACAATCGGTAACGCGTTTTAACTTGTTTAATTCTACAATGATTTCTGGTGCTACTAATGATGGATTTAGTACAGGGGATGCGATTAGGGTTATTGAAGAAGAAGTTGCAAAATTACCAAGTAATTATACAGTGGCTTATTCTGGTTTAACTAGAGAGGAAGTTAGTGCAGGTAACCAAACCACATTTATTTTTGCCTTAAGTATCTTATTTGTGTATTTCTTATTAAGTGCGCAATACGAGAGTTATTTATTACCATTTGCAGTAATCTTATCATTACCATTTGGTGTCTTTGGAGCATATATTAGTACTAATTTGTTTGGATTAGAAAACAATATCTACTTCCAAATTGCACTGATAATGCTTATTGGTCTGCTCGCCAAGAATGCGATTCTTATTGTAGAATTTGCGCTAGCCAGACGGAAAAATGGTGAAAGTATTGTTGATGCAGCAATTGATGGTGCAAAATCACGTTTACGTCCAATTTTAATGACGTCTTTCGCCTTTATTTTAGGATTAATGCCATTAGTACTTGCAAAAGGTGTTGGGTCTGAAGGAAACAACTCTATTGGTACAGGAGCTGTAGGAGGAATGTTAATCGGAACCATTTTAGGGGTCTTTGTAATTCCTATCCTATTTATATTATTTCAGTGGTTACAAGAAAAAGTTTCTAGTAAACCAGCAGTACAAACTATTCAAGAATAA